A window of Microcystis aeruginosa FD4 contains these coding sequences:
- a CDS encoding AI-2E family transporter, producing MTFGSSLGLVLLVFCLLILWQIRQILLLSLMAIILAQILNLAVTWWQRHHLKRSYALIITLFGFFIGIIGIFLGIIPALVQQFRQLFSLLPQAIERLWGQVHSLEDYLDPSLASVFPDFKTLLAQLQPLINQIAGRGLSIFYGTFGIILSLLLIVGLSLMILADPAAYHRCFLRLFPAFYRSRVRSILEQCDRDLKAWLKGIFCHMLIMTLGSCLGLSLIGIPLAFSQSILAGFLTFIPNLGPVLSTILPFSIALLEAPWQPWAVLLLYSSIYLLIQYFDYHPPLPILTVRSLKLLPAFTLLAQLFFASIFGFLGLFLAVPLALIARIWLREALIKDILDHWRTGNKKS from the coding sequence ATGACTTTTGGCAGCAGCCTCGGTTTAGTCCTGTTAGTCTTTTGTCTGTTGATTCTCTGGCAGATTCGACAGATTCTCTTATTATCATTGATGGCGATTATTCTCGCTCAGATTTTAAATTTGGCTGTGACTTGGTGGCAGCGTCATCACCTCAAGCGTTCCTACGCCCTAATTATCACTCTTTTTGGCTTTTTTATTGGTATTATCGGTATTTTTCTGGGGATTATACCCGCTTTAGTCCAACAATTTCGCCAATTATTTAGTTTATTACCCCAAGCTATAGAAAGACTCTGGGGACAAGTCCATAGTCTTGAGGATTATCTCGATCCTAGTCTGGCCAGTGTCTTCCCGGACTTTAAAACTCTGCTCGCTCAGTTACAACCCCTGATTAACCAAATTGCTGGCCGGGGTTTGAGCATTTTTTACGGCACTTTCGGCATTATCCTTAGCTTACTGCTAATTGTTGGCCTGAGTTTGATGATTCTCGCCGATCCTGCCGCTTACCACCGTTGTTTTCTGCGTTTATTTCCTGCTTTCTACCGTTCTAGGGTACGATCGATCCTAGAACAATGCGATCGAGATTTAAAAGCTTGGCTAAAAGGGATTTTCTGTCATATGTTGATTATGACCTTGGGCAGTTGCCTGGGTCTATCCCTGATTGGCATTCCCCTCGCTTTTTCCCAATCTATCTTGGCAGGATTTCTCACCTTTATCCCCAACCTCGGGCCAGTTTTAAGCACGATTTTACCCTTTTCTATCGCCCTTCTGGAAGCTCCCTGGCAACCCTGGGCAGTTTTGCTACTCTACAGCAGTATTTATCTGTTAATTCAATATTTCGACTATCATCCACCGCTGCCCATTTTAACGGTGCGGTCGCTCAAGCTCTTACCCGCTTTTACCCTGTTGGCCCAGTTGTTTTTCGCCTCGATTTTTGGCTTTTTAGGGCTATTTCTGGCGGTTCCCCTAGCGCTTATCGCTCGTATTTGGCTAAGGGAAGCTTTGATCAAGGATATTCTCGATCATTGGCGGACTGGGAATAAAAAATCTTAA
- a CDS encoding FHA domain-containing protein, giving the protein MITLTLLHPSQATPLQHWQFGNDQSTILIGRALDNHVVLYSAVVSRRHLEIRRNDRDDWELENLGANGTFLNGKPIKKTAVVNGMVVRLAASGPQIQIRLIDEDEQPKLILNPLEAPLAGDQTQPEKDTMVN; this is encoded by the coding sequence GTGATCACTTTAACTCTTTTACACCCCAGTCAAGCCACGCCCCTACAACATTGGCAATTTGGCAATGATCAATCAACCATTCTCATCGGCAGGGCGCTGGATAATCATGTAGTTCTCTATAGTGCTGTGGTTTCGAGGCGGCACTTAGAAATCCGCCGTAATGATCGCGATGATTGGGAATTGGAAAATTTAGGGGCAAATGGGACGTTTCTCAATGGCAAACCGATCAAGAAAACCGCCGTCGTCAATGGTATGGTGGTTCGTTTAGCCGCCTCCGGCCCCCAAATTCAAATTCGTCTCATCGATGAGGACGAGCAACCCAAATTAATCCTCAACCCCCTAGAGGCTCCTTTGGCAGGCGACCAAACTCAGCCAGAAAAGGATACTATGGTCAACTAG
- a CDS encoding DUF4278 domain-containing protein produces MTLAYRGVKYERDSLPLEMKTGDIGGKYRGQDWNHHYPRHMLQLEPKLHRQYRGVAYSTRPHLAGQVAPNTCPLPVVKPPVVVQEETLSSIHLNNIRLRLERRLQIAQENGDETLVNLLKKESQDLALNC; encoded by the coding sequence ATGACGTTAGCCTATCGAGGAGTTAAGTACGAAAGGGATTCTCTCCCCTTGGAGATGAAGACTGGAGATATCGGGGGTAAATACCGAGGTCAAGACTGGAATCACCATTATCCTCGCCATATGCTCCAATTAGAGCCGAAACTACATCGTCAGTATCGTGGGGTTGCCTACAGCACCCGTCCTCATCTTGCTGGGCAAGTTGCCCCGAACACTTGTCCGTTGCCCGTTGTCAAACCCCCTGTTGTTGTCCAAGAGGAAACCCTTTCTAGCATCCATCTGAACAATATTCGTCTTCGTCTGGAACGTCGTTTACAAATCGCTCAAGAGAATGGTGACGAAACCCTCGTTAATCTCTTGAAAAAAGAATCCCAAGACTTAGCCTTAAACTGCTAA
- a CDS encoding AAA family ATPase: MKIVSIKITNYRMFKNIHIRDIPPFCVIIGANGTGKSTLFDIFGFLRDALKNNIRQALQIRGGYKEVITRGQEKEDIEIELQFRMKISDTERLVTYILRIGQEENRPMIKREILRYKRGEHGAPFHFLDFHRGQGYAITNEEDFSKPDKELDREEQQLESNDILELKGLGQFQRFKAATAFRSLIENWHISDFHISEARGSKEISYAEHLSPTGDNMATVAQYIYQQYPQIFQQILERMKQIVPGISSVEAKETEDGRLILRFQDQAFKDPFIDRYVSDGTMKMFAYLILLFDPNPHPLLCVEEPENQLYPTLLKELAEEFAHYSYRGGQVFVSSHSPDFINAVPLASIFWLIKCQGITQIHRATDSEILKNLVAEGDLPGYLWNQGWFEGVEP, encoded by the coding sequence ATGAAAATTGTTTCTATTAAAATAACCAACTATCGTATGTTTAAAAATATACACATAAGAGATATTCCTCCTTTTTGCGTGATTATTGGAGCTAATGGTACAGGAAAATCTACCCTATTTGATATTTTTGGCTTTCTGCGAGATGCCCTCAAAAACAACATTCGCCAAGCTTTACAAATTCGCGGCGGTTATAAAGAAGTTATTACCAGAGGTCAAGAAAAAGAAGATATTGAAATCGAACTGCAATTTCGGATGAAAATCTCAGATACAGAACGTCTGGTTACTTATATACTCAGAATTGGACAAGAGGAAAATCGCCCCATGATCAAACGCGAAATACTTCGCTATAAACGGGGTGAACACGGTGCACCTTTTCATTTTTTAGATTTTCACCGCGGTCAAGGATATGCTATCACCAACGAAGAAGATTTTAGTAAACCAGATAAAGAACTCGATCGAGAAGAACAACAGCTAGAATCTAACGATATACTAGAGCTCAAAGGATTAGGACAATTTCAACGTTTTAAAGCCGCTACTGCCTTTCGTTCTCTGATTGAAAATTGGCACATTTCCGACTTTCACATTAGCGAAGCTAGAGGAAGTAAAGAAATATCTTACGCTGAACACTTATCCCCCACGGGTGATAATATGGCAACAGTTGCCCAATATATTTATCAACAATATCCCCAAATTTTTCAGCAAATTCTCGAAAGAATGAAACAAATAGTTCCGGGTATTTCCTCTGTGGAGGCCAAAGAAACCGAAGACGGTCGTTTGATTTTACGTTTTCAAGATCAAGCATTTAAAGACCCTTTTATTGATCGCTATGTTTCTGACGGGACTATGAAAATGTTCGCTTATTTAATATTACTATTCGATCCCAATCCTCATCCCCTACTCTGTGTCGAAGAACCAGAAAACCAACTTTATCCTACTTTATTAAAAGAACTAGCCGAAGAATTCGCTCACTATAGCTATCGGGGGGGTCAGGTATTTGTTTCTAGCCACTCCCCCGATTTTATCAATGCGGTTCCACTAGCTAGTATTTTCTGGCTAATTAAATGCCAAGGTATCACCCAAATCCATAGGGCTACCGATAGCGAAATCCTCAAAAACTTAGTAGCAGAAGGCGATTTACCCGGCTATCTTTGGAATCAAGGCTGGTTTGAAGGAGTAGAACCCTAA
- a CDS encoding geranylgeranyl reductase family protein: protein MFDCIIIGAGPAGATAGYHLAKKGRSILILDKAKLPRYKPCGGGVSPAIKQWFDFDFTPVIENTVTQVQFTWKQGDTVTTKLNMLEPMWMVQRDRFDDFLGQQAIAVGATIQDNSEVTQIKFLQDHWQVTTSQGTFSGKYLIAADGVRGNTSRWLGLPAKNEAIGAALEITNAEATIPPQKAFFDFGSLKNGYIWAFPKSNGYTISGGCFKGSIKSEEMKKQLLNYARQKGWNLQDYRYSEYALALWNGNQPLHAQNALITGEAAGILDPLIGEGIRPAILTGVKAAEAIDRALAGDNRALANYSRIIREEWGEDMALAAKLAGLFYQFTQIAYHVAVKRPIAGQLMGRILVGDLKYRDVTEQAMQQLKKRLLPGFGWG, encoded by the coding sequence ATGTTTGACTGTATTATCATCGGTGCGGGGCCAGCAGGAGCGACGGCGGGTTATCATCTAGCTAAAAAGGGACGTTCGATCCTGATCCTCGATAAAGCGAAATTACCCCGTTATAAACCCTGTGGTGGTGGGGTATCCCCGGCAATTAAGCAATGGTTTGATTTTGACTTTACCCCCGTGATCGAGAATACCGTCACGCAAGTACAGTTTACTTGGAAACAGGGGGATACCGTCACCACTAAGTTAAATATGCTAGAACCGATGTGGATGGTACAAAGGGATCGTTTCGATGATTTTTTAGGTCAACAGGCGATCGCAGTCGGGGCAACCATCCAAGATAACAGCGAAGTTACCCAGATCAAATTCCTCCAAGATCACTGGCAAGTTACCACATCCCAAGGAACATTTTCAGGCAAATATCTGATTGCTGCCGATGGTGTTAGGGGTAATACCAGTCGCTGGTTAGGATTACCAGCGAAAAACGAAGCGATCGGTGCTGCTCTGGAAATTACTAACGCAGAAGCGACTATTCCACCCCAAAAAGCTTTTTTTGATTTTGGTTCCCTAAAAAATGGTTATATCTGGGCTTTTCCCAAGTCTAATGGTTACACAATTAGCGGTGGTTGTTTTAAGGGCAGCATCAAATCCGAGGAGATGAAAAAACAACTGTTAAATTATGCCCGTCAAAAGGGCTGGAATTTACAGGATTATCGCTATAGTGAGTATGCTTTAGCCCTTTGGAACGGAAATCAACCGCTACACGCCCAAAATGCCTTAATTACAGGAGAAGCGGCGGGGATTCTCGATCCTCTTATCGGTGAGGGTATCCGTCCGGCAATTTTGACGGGAGTTAAGGCAGCCGAGGCGATCGATCGAGCTTTAGCTGGGGATAATCGGGCTTTAGCGAACTATAGTCGGATAATTCGGGAAGAATGGGGGGAAGATATGGCTTTAGCGGCCAAATTAGCTGGTTTATTCTATCAATTTACCCAAATCGCCTACCATGTCGCCGTTAAACGTCCGATCGCCGGTCAACTGATGGGGCGTATTCTCGTGGGAGATTTAAAATACCGGGATGTTACGGAACAAGCGATGCAACAATTGAAAAAACGTCTATTGCCCGGATTTGGTTGGGGGTAA
- a CDS encoding DUF1902 domain-containing protein, with product MSSQIVRSCIPSYQVEAFWDREAQVWVAESEDIPGLVTEADTIEALTAKLRQMIPELLQLNHLITLEPQEAITFELSCLRTMIKDYLK from the coding sequence GTGAGTTCCCAAATAGTCCGAAGTTGCATTCCTTCGTACCAAGTAGAAGCATTTTGGGATCGAGAGGCGCAAGTGTGGGTAGCAGAGAGTGAAGATATTCCTGGATTAGTCACCGAAGCTGATACCATCGAAGCTTTAACAGCTAAATTACGACAGATGATTCCAGAATTATTACAACTCAATCATCTAATTACTCTTGAACCTCAAGAAGCGATAACTTTTGAACTAAGTTGCCTGAGGACTATGATTAAGGATTACCTGAAATAA
- a CDS encoding DUF4926 domain-containing protein, translated as MKNILFLDTVAITNPVTKERLTLVEPEYESIESLPSGQVGTVVEVYERNGEKQYLVEFSDNQGREYAIAILKEDELLVLHYELEVA; from the coding sequence ATGAAAAATATTTTATTTTTAGATACTGTGGCTATTACCAATCCTGTTACTAAGGAAAGATTAACTTTAGTTGAACCAGAATATGAGTCTATAGAAAGCTTACCAAGTGGACAAGTTGGAACGGTAGTGGAAGTATATGAACGAAACGGAGAAAAGCAATATTTGGTAGAATTTTCTGATAATCAAGGACGGGAATATGCTATAGCTATTTTAAAAGAAGATGAGTTACTTGTTTTACATTATGAACTTGAAGTTGCTTAA
- a CDS encoding PIN domain-containing protein, whose amino-acid sequence MIIADTGFWLALANRDDTHHSQAEFVIASINEPLITTWCVITETCYLLLTRLGNHAQLRFMDNILEGGIIVFELKNSHIKRMRELMTQYGDLPMDLADTSLVILAENLGQGRILTSDCQDFSIYRWNETRNFENLKICF is encoded by the coding sequence ATGATAATCGCTGATACAGGGTTTTGGTTAGCTTTGGCTAATCGTGACGATACACACCATTCTCAAGCAGAATTTGTGATTGCATCTATCAATGAACCTTTAATCACAACTTGGTGTGTTATTACAGAAACTTGCTATCTCTTACTCACTCGCTTAGGAAATCATGCTCAATTGCGCTTTATGGATAATATTCTAGAAGGAGGAATCATTGTTTTTGAATTAAAAAATTCTCATATTAAACGAATGAGAGAATTAATGACACAATATGGTGATTTACCGATGGATTTAGCAGATACTTCTTTAGTTATTTTAGCTGAAAATTTAGGCCAGGGCAGAATTTTGACTTCTGATTGTCAAGATTTTTCAATTTATCGGTGGAATGAAACTAGAAACTTTGAAAATTTGAAAATTTGTTTTTAG
- a CDS encoding hemolysin XhlA family protein, with translation MSITIEQDLKEILGEINQKLEKLDNRLNSLEIGQARLEEKVDGLEKDIESLKDDTKEIKGSQKAQIWTLIGILGTALLGTVIRYIILPFPQS, from the coding sequence ATGTCAATTACGATTGAACAAGATCTGAAAGAAATTTTAGGTGAAATTAATCAGAAACTAGAAAAACTTGATAATCGTCTGAATAGTCTAGAAATTGGACAAGCTAGATTAGAGGAAAAAGTCGATGGTTTAGAAAAAGATATTGAAAGTTTAAAAGATGATACAAAGGAAATAAAAGGCTCTCAAAAGGCACAAATTTGGACGTTAATTGGAATTTTGGGAACGGCTTTACTAGGAACGGTCATTCGCTATATTATTCTTCCTTTTCCTCAATCATAA
- a CDS encoding DUF3110 domain-containing protein translates to MNPQDLTVSLSQYFQWQPSNQLPQTVYVLLYNAGTNNEGIHTITDQEKQTILMFESSADATNFARQLRKQNFPVPSVETIKSEEILYFCHQSGYDWEFVPEGKTITPPNQRVGNETPKKIKPEDYQIFLDR, encoded by the coding sequence GTGAATCCGCAAGATTTAACTGTTTCTTTGAGTCAGTATTTTCAGTGGCAACCCTCTAATCAGTTACCTCAAACTGTTTATGTTCTTCTCTACAATGCAGGAACAAATAATGAGGGGATTCATACAATAACTGATCAAGAAAAACAAACTATATTAATGTTTGAATCTTCAGCAGATGCAACTAATTTTGCACGACAATTAAGAAAACAGAATTTTCCTGTGCCAAGTGTTGAAACAATAAAATCCGAGGAGATTCTCTATTTTTGTCACCAGTCAGGATACGATTGGGAATTTGTACCAGAAGGAAAAACTATAACTCCTCCTAATCAAAGAGTAGGAAACGAAACTCCAAAGAAAATTAAACCTGAAGACTATCAAATTTTTCTAGATAGATAA
- a CDS encoding tetratricopeptide repeat protein, whose translation MQLSSLIDKNRFNPEAVYTFCQNNLDKLDENFGEFLDQWATNIFSNLHPQKAQFTAAVVLIFGNLINEFPFGSLKNNLEISIKAYQAALIVYQPKIFPVYWAMTQMNMGNIYAERIEEKKTDNIEKAINCFQEALKIYTLDAFPYEYAMVQHNMSNAYIERIKADKAENIKTAIDCCKKALKVRTFDAFPREWANTHIQLVNAYLQTTNLEIIEQKKKENIEIAISYCENSLIIYNIETFPKEWAKVQNNLGNVYLQPTFRTSVCSIVRLRLKVGSGRLEIVHGSKQFRGRRT comes from the coding sequence TTGCAACTGAGTTCGCTTATTGATAAAAATAGGTTTAATCCTGAAGCAGTTTATACTTTCTGTCAAAACAATTTAGATAAACTCGATGAAAATTTTGGAGAATTTCTTGATCAATGGGCTACAAATATCTTCTCTAATCTGCATCCACAAAAAGCACAATTTACAGCAGCAGTCGTTTTAATATTTGGAAATCTAATTAATGAGTTTCCTTTTGGTAGCCTCAAAAATAATTTAGAAATTAGCATTAAAGCTTATCAAGCAGCTTTAATAGTTTATCAACCTAAAATATTCCCTGTGTATTGGGCAATGACGCAAATGAATATGGGAAATATTTACGCTGAGAGAATTGAAGAGAAAAAAACTGATAACATAGAAAAGGCTATTAATTGTTTTCAAGAAGCGTTAAAAATTTATACTCTAGATGCTTTTCCCTATGAATATGCAATGGTGCAACATAATATGAGCAATGCTTACATTGAAAGAATAAAAGCTGATAAAGCAGAGAATATAAAAACGGCTATTGATTGTTGTAAAAAAGCTTTAAAAGTGCGTACCTTCGATGCTTTTCCCCGTGAATGGGCAAATACCCACATTCAGTTAGTCAATGCTTACTTACAAACTACTAACTTAGAGATAATTGAGCAAAAGAAAAAAGAGAATATAGAAATAGCCATTAGCTATTGCGAAAACTCCTTAATCATCTATAATATTGAAACTTTTCCCAAGGAATGGGCAAAAGTACAAAATAATCTCGGCAATGTTTATTTACAACCCACATTCCGCACTTCAGTTTGTAGTATAGTAAGATTACGTTTGAAGGTGGGGAGTGGGCGCCTGGAAATTGTCCATGGCTCAAAGCAATTTCGGGGACGCAGAACATAA
- a CDS encoding toxin-antitoxin system YwqK family antitoxin has product MKINLKLLNLCLIALLSFGMTDVVGYRVSVAQTSPESMSGQGRVVNGLRQGQWEFSHPGGQSWVKCHYQNGKLHGAWEVRYSDGRVEETGSYRDGKHEGQWVWYYPNDKVYLRGHFVADQKDGLWESFDEQGNLWWKGSFSQDQKHGLWEAWSKGILVETANFSQGIQEGEWRSFHSNGKVHFQGQFHQGNKVGIWKEYDTAGRELASINFGVSNQPVQPPPTDELHLAKQELRKRLNPTFQIDSAGPFLIASEAPKFMTDRVKTYTVLWLHQQMLRDFTRKAPPTGSKTIYLFQTPESYNNYTLQWYGYVPLNAAGFATDDALMVNLATGTGTLAHELVHAYLHADLPSIPPWIDEGLASLFEQSVGVNDQIRGLPNWRLPLLKEAIREKQLVPLTELTRLDRNAFSGDGIELHYAEARYLCYYLQELGLLRQFYRTYRDNYQTDPLGIDTLLQVLNKDNLKDLEAGWVGFINTLVNRSAILILNPTFRTSNTLQNVG; this is encoded by the coding sequence ATGAAAATTAACCTTAAACTTCTCAATTTATGTTTAATTGCTCTCCTCAGCTTTGGGATGACTGATGTAGTTGGCTATCGAGTCTCTGTTGCTCAGACATCCCCAGAATCGATGTCCGGGCAAGGTAGGGTAGTCAACGGACTTCGACAAGGACAGTGGGAATTCTCTCATCCCGGCGGTCAATCTTGGGTCAAGTGCCACTATCAAAATGGTAAGCTGCACGGGGCTTGGGAAGTCCGCTATTCTGATGGGAGGGTCGAAGAAACGGGCAGTTACCGGGACGGCAAGCACGAAGGGCAGTGGGTCTGGTACTATCCCAATGATAAAGTGTACCTGCGAGGTCATTTTGTTGCCGACCAAAAGGATGGTCTCTGGGAATCCTTTGACGAACAGGGTAATCTTTGGTGGAAAGGGTCTTTCTCTCAAGACCAGAAGCACGGCTTGTGGGAAGCTTGGTCAAAAGGCATCCTGGTTGAAACGGCTAATTTTTCCCAAGGCATTCAGGAGGGGGAGTGGCGCAGCTTCCACAGCAACGGGAAAGTTCACTTTCAGGGACAATTTCATCAAGGTAATAAAGTTGGTATTTGGAAAGAATACGATACAGCAGGGAGAGAACTGGCATCCATCAACTTTGGTGTGTCTAATCAACCAGTTCAGCCTCCACCGACTGACGAATTACACCTAGCCAAACAGGAGTTGCGAAAGCGACTCAATCCCACTTTCCAAATAGACAGTGCTGGACCGTTTTTAATTGCCAGTGAAGCCCCGAAATTCATGACAGATAGGGTGAAAACTTATACAGTCCTCTGGCTTCACCAGCAGATGCTACGAGACTTTACCCGAAAAGCTCCCCCCACTGGTAGCAAGACAATCTATCTCTTCCAGACTCCTGAGTCTTACAATAACTATACCTTGCAGTGGTACGGTTACGTTCCCTTAAACGCTGCCGGCTTTGCCACAGACGATGCTTTAATGGTCAATTTGGCTACGGGAACGGGAACTTTAGCCCATGAGTTAGTCCATGCTTATTTACACGCTGATTTACCCTCGATTCCCCCGTGGATTGATGAGGGATTGGCTTCTTTATTCGAGCAAAGTGTGGGTGTAAACGATCAGATTCGGGGGTTGCCCAATTGGCGACTGCCCCTACTAAAAGAGGCTATCCGAGAGAAGCAACTTGTTCCGCTCACTGAGTTAACCCGGCTTGACAGAAACGCCTTCAGTGGGGATGGCATTGAACTTCACTATGCCGAGGCTAGATATTTATGCTACTACCTCCAAGAATTAGGGCTTTTGCGTCAATTTTATCGCACCTATCGAGACAACTATCAAACCGATCCTCTTGGTATTGATACCTTGCTGCAAGTTCTGAACAAAGACAATCTTAAGGATTTAGAAGCAGGCTGGGTTGGTTTCATCAATACATTAGTAAATAGATCAGCAATTCTCATTTTGAACCCCACATTCCGCACTTCAAACACACTTCAAAATGTAGGATGA
- a CDS encoding tetratricopeptide repeat protein, whose protein sequence is MNKQINHKPNTRQRWLTSRLFFRNVVLLSLTTIFINPIAASYAQSSPIQNTNTDSYIIAQTSSNDYLNLGIERLNQEDYQGAIEKFNQALKLDPKNALAYFCRSIAYSGLGDYQNAINDYESIGKLEAQIADWAQTK, encoded by the coding sequence ATGAATAAGCAAATCAATCATAAGCCAAATACTCGCCAGCGTTGGTTAACTTCGAGGTTGTTTTTCCGAAACGTTGTTTTGTTGAGTTTAACAACAATTTTTATTAATCCGATCGCTGCTAGTTATGCCCAATCATCTCCAATTCAGAACACAAATACTGATAGCTACATTATTGCTCAGACGAGTTCTAATGACTATCTTAATTTGGGAATAGAGCGTCTTAACCAAGAAGATTATCAGGGAGCAATTGAAAAATTTAACCAAGCCTTGAAACTCGATCCTAAAAATGCTTTGGCTTATTTCTGCCGAAGTATTGCTTATAGTGGGTTAGGAGATTACCAAAATGCTATTAATGATTATGAATCTATTGGAAAGTTGGAGGCTCAAATTGCTGATTGGGCGCAGACCAAGTGA
- a CDS encoding ISAs1 family transposase, whose translation MASGFGLLVLNPKQEREAKVLRNSVLKHFQHLEDPRADRGRNHSLVSIITIAILAVLAGADGFVAIEAYGQAKQSWLETFLDLPNGIPSHDTFGRVLGMLEPKQLQSGFLAWIEEITEKLNIELIHIDGKTARNSYDREEKLKALHTVSAWSSEHGLVLAQEKVDSKSNEITAVPHLLQLLNLKGAIVTLDAMGTQTEIAQQIKSGAGDYVLALKGNQGKLFQQVEGWFDQAIAGDWQGIEYSYHEKVESGHHRLETRQIWVVPVSQLPPLHRQSLWPGLTTLVMVRSVRQLWNKTTTEIRFFISSLAADAQKQAEVIRRHWSIENSLHWVLDVTFNEDASRIRLGYGAENLGLLRRLSVNLLKREPSKMSLKMKRYKAGMNNDFMVKILAASAVDREGR comes from the coding sequence ATGGCATCCGGTTTTGGTCTCCTAGTTTTAAACCCCAAGCAAGAGCGAGAGGCAAAGGTTTTAAGAAACAGTGTCTTGAAACATTTTCAGCATCTAGAAGACCCGAGGGCGGACAGGGGGCGCAATCATAGCCTAGTCTCGATAATTACCATAGCTATCTTGGCGGTATTAGCTGGTGCCGATGGGTTTGTCGCCATAGAAGCCTACGGACAAGCCAAGCAATCTTGGTTGGAAACATTTTTAGACCTACCGAATGGCATACCTTCCCACGATACCTTTGGCAGAGTGCTAGGGATGCTAGAACCCAAGCAATTACAGTCAGGATTCCTGGCTTGGATAGAGGAAATCACCGAGAAATTGAACATAGAACTAATCCACATAGATGGGAAAACGGCCAGAAATTCTTATGACCGAGAGGAAAAGCTGAAAGCTTTGCACACCGTCAGTGCTTGGAGTAGCGAACATGGGTTAGTCTTAGCCCAAGAAAAAGTGGACAGTAAATCCAATGAAATTACCGCCGTGCCGCACCTGCTGCAATTGCTCAATCTCAAGGGAGCGATAGTCACCTTGGATGCCATGGGAACCCAGACTGAAATTGCCCAACAAATCAAGTCTGGGGCTGGAGATTACGTCTTAGCCCTCAAAGGCAATCAGGGCAAGCTCTTTCAACAAGTAGAAGGCTGGTTTGACCAAGCTATAGCCGGGGATTGGCAAGGGATTGAATACAGCTACCACGAAAAGGTGGAGTCGGGGCATCACCGGCTCGAAACCCGTCAAATTTGGGTAGTGCCAGTGTCTCAATTACCGCCCCTGCATCGGCAGAGTCTCTGGCCTGGCCTAACCACCCTAGTCATGGTTCGCAGTGTCCGCCAATTATGGAATAAAACTACGACAGAAATTCGCTTCTTCATCAGTAGTTTAGCAGCCGATGCCCAAAAACAGGCCGAGGTGATTCGCAGGCATTGGAGTATCGAAAATAGTCTCCATTGGGTACTCGATGTTACCTTTAATGAAGATGCCAGTCGGATTCGTCTAGGCTATGGAGCGGAAAACCTAGGTCTGTTGCGCCGTTTAAGTGTGAATCTGTTAAAGCGAGAACCCTCAAAAATGAGCCTAAAGATGAAACGGTATAAGGCAGGCATGAACAATGATTTCATGGTGAAAATCTTAGCCGCCAGTGCCGTTGACAGAGAGGGGAGGTAG